The following are encoded in a window of Methylocystis rosea genomic DNA:
- the leuD gene encoding 3-isopropylmalate dehydratase small subunit: MDKFTTLTGVAAPLPIMNVDTDMIIPKQYLKTIQRTGLGKGLFSEMRYRDDGSENPDFVLNQPAYRNARILVAGDNFGCGSSREHAPWALLDFGLRCIISTSFADIFYNNCFKNGILPIAVSEAELDRLMDDAKRGANATLTVDLAAQEIRGPDGGVITFDIDPFRKHCLLNGLDDIGLTLQKAEKIDDYEKQAAAKRPWT; encoded by the coding sequence ATGGACAAATTCACCACGCTGACGGGCGTCGCGGCGCCGTTGCCGATCATGAACGTCGATACGGACATGATCATCCCCAAGCAGTATCTCAAAACCATTCAGCGCACCGGCCTCGGCAAGGGCCTCTTCTCGGAGATGCGCTATCGCGACGACGGCTCCGAGAATCCCGATTTCGTCCTGAATCAGCCGGCCTACCGCAATGCCCGCATCCTCGTCGCCGGCGACAATTTCGGCTGCGGCTCGTCGCGCGAACACGCGCCCTGGGCGCTGCTCGACTTCGGGCTCCGCTGCATCATTTCGACGAGCTTCGCCGATATTTTCTATAACAATTGCTTCAAGAACGGCATCTTGCCGATCGCGGTGAGCGAGGCCGAACTCGACAGGCTGATGGACGACGCCAAGCGCGGCGCCAACGCCACCCTCACCGTCGACCTCGCCGCGCAGGAGATTCGCGGGCCGGACGGCGGCGTGATCACATTCGACATCGACCCTTTTCGCAAGCACTGCCTGCTGAACGGGCTCGACGACATCGGTCTGACCCTCCAAAAAGCCGAAAAGATCGACGATTACGAAAAGCAGGCTGCGGCGAAGCGCCCTTGGACCTGA
- a CDS encoding DUF2243 domain-containing protein, which translates to MTQSASIRPARAGGGFPTAAAIILGVGLGIFFDGIVLHQLLQWHHLVSNWSPAGTVEGMEFNTYWDGMLHSFAYVCVGVGLFLLWRASRRGYMWSGRRLAGALLIGWGGFNLYDGVINHLVLGIHHVNERVDRAQWPIYDAGFIIWGAAMLLAGFLLLRGGKAEAGSEA; encoded by the coding sequence ATGACGCAGTCAGCCAGCATTCGTCCCGCCCGCGCCGGGGGCGGCTTTCCGACGGCCGCCGCGATCATTCTTGGCGTGGGCCTTGGCATCTTTTTTGATGGCATCGTTCTGCATCAACTCTTGCAATGGCATCATCTGGTCAGCAACTGGAGCCCCGCCGGGACTGTCGAGGGCATGGAATTCAACACCTATTGGGACGGGATGTTGCACAGTTTCGCTTATGTCTGCGTCGGCGTGGGACTGTTCCTTCTGTGGCGCGCCTCTCGCCGCGGTTACATGTGGTCCGGCCGCCGCCTGGCGGGCGCGCTGCTGATCGGCTGGGGCGGATTCAACCTCTACGATGGCGTCATCAACCATCTCGTCCTTGGCATCCATCATGTGAATGAACGAGTCGATCGCGCCCAGTGGCCGATCTATGACGCGGGCTTCATCATCTGGGGCGCCGCGATGTTGCTGGCCGGCTTTCTGCTTCTGCGCGGCGGCAAGGCGGAGGCGGGGAGCGAGGCCTAG
- a CDS encoding Crp/Fnr family transcriptional regulator, producing MTLPTTLNGLLIEVIGYLAAAASVFVYVSNTMIPLRIAAILANALFAAYFFLKGLYPLFALNAFLVPVNIVRLRQIRRLVQDIRAAASEDFDFEWLRPYMRPIKLSEGFVLHRIGDLSEEAYLLVHGEIHLREPDVTLKPGTLFGEMGMFTNENRRTATAVAATDVELLCVRYDDLLQLAAQTPQFGFYLMRLMVQRMQHNVELARARKG from the coding sequence ATGACGCTGCCCACGACGCTGAACGGTCTGCTTATCGAAGTCATCGGCTATCTCGCCGCGGCGGCGAGCGTGTTCGTTTATGTGTCGAACACCATGATCCCGCTGCGGATCGCGGCGATCCTCGCCAATGCGCTCTTCGCCGCCTACTTTTTCCTCAAGGGTCTCTACCCGCTCTTCGCGCTCAACGCCTTTCTGGTCCCAGTCAACATCGTGCGGCTCCGGCAGATCCGGCGGCTCGTCCAGGACATTCGCGCCGCCGCCTCCGAGGATTTCGATTTCGAATGGCTGCGTCCCTATATGCGGCCCATAAAGCTGTCCGAAGGCTTCGTCCTGCATCGCATCGGCGATCTGTCGGAGGAAGCCTATCTCTTGGTGCACGGTGAGATCCATCTGCGCGAGCCCGACGTCACGCTGAAGCCAGGAACGCTCTTTGGCGAGATGGGCATGTTCACCAATGAAAATCGCCGCACCGCCACCGCGGTCGCCGCCACCGACGTCGAGCTTCTCTGCGTGCGCTATGACGATCTCTTGCAGCTCGCGGCGCAGACGCCGCAATTTGGCTTTTACCTGATGCGGCTCATGGTTCAGCGCATGCAGCACAATGTGGAGCTTGCCCGCGCCCGCAAGGGATGA